A window of Blastomonas sp. SL216 contains these coding sequences:
- a CDS encoding rod-binding protein, with protein MTVMPASAAFPLARTSAALPLDKQAKAAAEAARGADGATPGKSEAEKAELRKAAQSFEAIFLRQMIGAMRTATDGDTLLGSTATDQFRDLMDARVADDMAGKQSFGIADMVLKQFGIDKP; from the coding sequence GTGACCGTCATGCCCGCCTCTGCCGCCTTTCCGCTGGCCCGCACCAGCGCTGCACTGCCGCTCGACAAACAGGCAAAGGCGGCGGCGGAGGCTGCGCGCGGTGCCGATGGCGCGACGCCCGGCAAGAGCGAGGCCGAAAAGGCCGAGCTGCGCAAGGCGGCGCAATCGTTCGAGGCGATCTTCCTGCGCCAGATGATCGGGGCGATGCGCACCGCAACCGACGGCGACACGCTGCTCGGCTCGACCGCCACGGACCAGTTCCGCGACCTGATGGACGCGCGCGTCGCCGACGACATGGCAGGCAAGCAGAGCTTCGGCATCGCCGACATGGTGCTCAAGCAGTTCGGGATCGATAAGCCATGA
- the flgK gene encoding flagellar hook-associated protein FlgK, with the protein MSNLLNIGRSGLRAFARSMETVSHNIANAENPDYVRRSVEMSDATVSGSLNPAYLSQTGLNGVRIAQTVRASDEFVEAQVRQTGAARIRAETQLSWLERLETNLDNAGSNVGTRLNTFFGRAEEVAAAPFDNSLKLTLLTELDAVVDAFRRTSSNMTLTAQQVTQGATQEANTLNAALENLNKINLDITRTKEGTDAHAGLLDARDAMLATITEKLNATISLAPNGTATISYGGQQLAGVNFFANVTASSNADGSLALQVDGTAVAVPSEGSLAGLSRAGATAQGRLNDLNALAQQLVTDINAWQAQGRTLSGAVGAPLLTMPGDISTLEVTTRDTAQLALAAADGTPNGNLLTLPALRTTDGVETKWNNFMAGFATNLSAVRSESEAATALDEGARRRRDAMSGVDLDREAADLIRLQQAYEASARVIQVARDTMQTILNVF; encoded by the coding sequence ATGAGCAACCTGCTGAACATCGGCCGTTCGGGCCTGCGCGCCTTTGCCCGCTCGATGGAGACGGTGTCGCACAACATCGCCAATGCCGAAAACCCCGATTATGTCCGCCGCAGCGTGGAGATGAGCGACGCCACCGTTTCGGGATCGCTCAATCCGGCCTATCTGTCGCAGACCGGGCTCAACGGCGTGCGCATTGCACAGACGGTGCGCGCATCGGACGAATTCGTCGAGGCGCAGGTGCGTCAGACCGGAGCGGCGCGCATTCGTGCGGAAACCCAGCTGAGCTGGCTCGAGCGGCTGGAGACCAATCTCGACAATGCCGGGTCGAATGTCGGCACACGGCTCAACACCTTTTTCGGCCGGGCCGAGGAAGTCGCGGCAGCGCCGTTCGACAACTCGCTCAAGCTCACCCTGCTGACCGAACTCGATGCGGTGGTCGATGCCTTCCGCCGGACGTCGAGCAACATGACGCTGACCGCGCAGCAGGTCACCCAGGGCGCGACGCAGGAGGCCAATACGCTGAATGCCGCGCTGGAAAACCTGAACAAGATCAACCTGGACATTACCCGCACCAAGGAAGGCACCGATGCGCATGCCGGCCTGCTCGATGCGCGCGATGCGATGCTGGCGACGATCACCGAGAAGCTCAACGCCACGATCAGCCTGGCCCCCAACGGCACCGCCACCATCTCTTATGGCGGCCAGCAGCTGGCCGGGGTGAATTTCTTTGCCAATGTGACCGCATCGAGCAATGCCGATGGCAGCCTGGCCCTGCAGGTCGATGGCACCGCGGTGGCCGTGCCCAGCGAAGGATCGCTGGCCGGGCTCAGCCGCGCCGGTGCCACCGCGCAGGGTCGGCTCAACGATCTCAACGCGCTCGCGCAGCAGCTGGTCACCGATATCAACGCCTGGCAGGCACAGGGCCGCACGCTCAGCGGCGCGGTCGGCGCACCGCTGCTGACCATGCCGGGCGACATCTCGACCCTGGAAGTGACCACGCGCGACACCGCCCAGCTGGCACTGGCGGCGGCTGACGGCACGCCCAACGGCAATCTGCTGACGCTGCCTGCACTGCGCACCACCGATGGCGTCGAGACCAAGTGGAACAATTTCATGGCGGGCTTCGCCACCAACCTGTCCGCCGTGCGCAGCGAATCCGAGGCCGCCACCGCGCTCGACGAGGGGGCACGCCGTCGCCGCGATGCGATGTCCGGGGTCGATCTGGACCGCGAAGCCGCTGACCTGATCCGGTTGCAACAGGCCTATGAAGCCTCTGCCCGCGTAATCCAGGTGGCGCGCGACACCATGCAAACCATTCTGAACGTGTTTTAA
- a CDS encoding ABC transporter ATP-binding protein encodes MSAARDKECDVAIRITGLKNSFGEQVVHEDLSLDVRHGEILGVVGGSGTGKSVLMRSIIGLQRPDAGQIEVLGESILDGEEEDVSIRSRWGVLFQGGALFSTLTVAENVMVPLAEFYPKIDHKLRREIALYKIALSGLPEDAADKYPSELSGGMKKRAGLARALALDPDVLFLDEPTAGLDPIGAARFDALTRELQRTLGLTVFLITHDLDTLHEICDRVAVLADRKVIAIGTIPELLATDHPWIQEYFNGPRGRAAAVSHADEERKKTRLPASSKSRGFLR; translated from the coding sequence ATGAGCGCGGCACGGGACAAAGAATGCGATGTCGCCATCCGCATCACCGGGCTGAAGAACAGCTTCGGCGAGCAGGTGGTGCATGAGGATCTGTCGCTCGACGTGCGCCATGGCGAGATTCTGGGCGTGGTTGGCGGATCGGGCACCGGCAAGTCGGTGCTGATGCGATCGATCATCGGCTTGCAACGGCCCGATGCCGGGCAGATCGAGGTGCTCGGCGAATCCATCCTCGATGGCGAGGAGGAGGATGTCTCGATCCGCAGCCGCTGGGGCGTGCTGTTCCAGGGCGGGGCGCTGTTCTCGACGCTCACCGTGGCCGAAAATGTCATGGTGCCGCTGGCCGAATTCTATCCCAAGATCGATCACAAGCTGCGGCGCGAGATCGCGCTGTACAAGATCGCGCTGTCGGGCCTGCCCGAGGATGCTGCGGACAAATATCCGTCCGAGCTTTCGGGCGGCATGAAGAAGCGCGCAGGCCTTGCGCGCGCGCTGGCGCTCGATCCCGATGTGCTGTTCCTCGACGAGCCCACCGCCGGGCTCGACCCGATCGGCGCGGCGCGTTTCGATGCGCTGACCCGCGAACTGCAGCGCACGCTTGGCCTCACCGTGTTCCTGATCACGCATGACCTCGATACGCTGCACGAGATCTGCGACCGGGTGGCGGTGCTGGCTGATCGCAAGGTGATCGCCATCGGCACCATTCCGGAGCTGCTAGCGACCGACCATCCGTGGATCCAGGAATATTTCAACGGCCCGCGCGGCCGCGCCGCCGCTGTCAGCCATGCCGACGAGGAGCGCAAGAAGACGCGGCTTCCGGCCAGCAGCAAGAGCCGGGGGTTTCTAAGGTGA
- the motA gene encoding flagellar motor stator protein MotA — translation MFAAIGFVVLIVMVFGGFILAGGSMGVILHALPLEMMIIGGAAAGSMLIGNSGAHIKAIGGGVMTAFKGSKYKKQDFLDCIFLVSKLMKMLRTEGPVALEPHIEDPKSSSVFSEYPTLLKDSTLIHLICDSLRLVVVSSGQLDPHAVEDVVDQAIKTHHHEAVGPADGLQNLADALPALGIVAAVLGIVKTMGSIDKPPEILGEMIGSALVGTFLGIFLAYGLVGPLANRCKQVIEADGAMYHVAKQIIIASLHGHPQPLVIEAARSSLGHANQPTFADVFDGMRGR, via the coding sequence ATGTTCGCAGCTATTGGCTTTGTCGTTCTGATTGTCATGGTTTTCGGCGGTTTCATTCTCGCCGGGGGCAGCATGGGCGTCATTCTGCACGCCCTTCCGCTGGAAATGATGATCATCGGCGGCGCAGCTGCAGGCTCGATGCTGATCGGCAATTCCGGTGCGCATATCAAGGCGATCGGCGGCGGTGTCATGACCGCGTTCAAGGGATCCAAGTACAAGAAGCAGGATTTTCTCGACTGCATCTTCCTGGTATCCAAGCTGATGAAGATGCTGCGCACCGAAGGCCCGGTGGCGCTGGAGCCGCATATCGAGGACCCCAAGAGCTCCTCGGTCTTTTCCGAATATCCCACCCTGCTCAAGGATTCGACGCTGATCCACCTGATCTGCGACTCGCTGCGGCTGGTCGTCGTCTCGTCGGGCCAGCTCGATCCGCATGCGGTGGAGGATGTCGTCGATCAGGCGATCAAGACGCACCATCACGAAGCGGTCGGCCCGGCCGACGGCCTGCAGAACCTGGCCGACGCGCTGCCCGCACTCGGGATCGTCGCGGCCGTGCTCGGGATCGTCAAGACCATGGGCTCGATCGACAAGCCGCCGGAAATTCTGGGTGAGATGATCGGATCGGCGCTCGTCGGTACGTTCCTCGGGATTTTCCTGGCTTATGGCCTGGTGGGTCCGCTGGCCAACCGCTGCAAGCAGGTGATCGAGGCCGATGGCGCGATGTACCATGTCGCCAAGCAGATCATCATCGCATCATTGCACGGCCATCCGCAGCCGCTGGTGATCGAAGCCGCACGCTCCAGCCTGGGTCATGCCAACCAGCCGACCTTTGCCGACGTGTTCGACGGCATGCGGGGCCGCTAA
- a CDS encoding MlaD family protein: METRANHVWVGTVTLVLLAGIAAFVIWLAGLGETDRNKYDIFFKTSVDGIAKGSVVAYSGVPSGQVTEIALWAKDPQFVRVRIEVDAHAPILEGTTATIQGVGFTGVSQIQLDGAKQGAPAITEPGPEGVPVIPTKPGALGELLNNAPLLLERLATLTERFTQVLSDDNQKSIAVLLKNSGRLTGELADSAPQMRAALAELRVTLAKAGVAAEQLGMTAQSTKDVLDSEGRPLARQLAKTLADTDKALIKLTETMEEAKPGLRQFSTTTLPETEALVRDLRVTARALSAITEKIDQEGAGGLLSAPPLPDYKPKN; encoded by the coding sequence ATGGAAACACGCGCCAATCATGTCTGGGTGGGGACCGTCACCCTGGTGCTGCTTGCGGGCATTGCCGCCTTTGTCATCTGGCTGGCGGGCCTGGGCGAGACCGATCGCAACAAGTACGACATTTTCTTCAAGACCTCGGTCGACGGCATCGCCAAGGGTTCGGTCGTCGCCTATTCGGGCGTGCCATCGGGCCAGGTGACCGAGATCGCGCTCTGGGCCAAGGACCCGCAATTCGTCCGCGTGCGGATCGAGGTCGATGCGCATGCGCCGATCCTGGAAGGCACCACCGCGACGATCCAGGGGGTGGGCTTTACCGGCGTGTCGCAGATCCAGCTTGATGGCGCCAAACAGGGCGCGCCCGCGATTACCGAGCCGGGACCGGAGGGCGTGCCGGTGATCCCGACCAAGCCGGGCGCGCTGGGCGAACTGCTCAACAACGCGCCGCTGCTGCTCGAACGGCTCGCGACGCTGACCGAACGCTTCACGCAGGTGCTGTCCGACGACAATCAGAAGTCGATCGCGGTGCTGCTGAAGAACAGCGGGCGGCTGACCGGCGAACTGGCCGATTCCGCGCCGCAGATGCGCGCGGCGCTCGCCGAATTGCGCGTGACGCTGGCCAAGGCAGGCGTCGCTGCCGAGCAGCTGGGCATGACCGCGCAATCGACCAAGGACGTGCTCGACAGCGAAGGGCGGCCGCTGGCGCGCCAGCTCGCCAAGACGCTGGCGGATACCGACAAGGCGCTGATCAAGCTGACCGAAACGATGGAAGAGGCCAAGCCCGGCCTGCGCCAGTTCTCGACCACGACCCTGCCCGAGACCGAGGCGCTGGTGCGTGACCTGCGCGTGACGGCGCGGGCGCTGTCGGCGATTACCGAAAAGATCGATCAGGAAGGCGCGGGCGGTCTGCTGAGCGCGCCGCCTCTGCCCGACTACAAGCCGAAGAACTGA
- a CDS encoding flagellar basal body P-ring protein FlgI — protein MTHFTPLRLIATLMLALMAAMQPVHAERIKDLGGFQGLRANQLTGYGIVVGLAGTGDDALEYATVGMRGVTNRFGLTLPPGINPATKNAAAVLVTAELPPMAKPGQRLDITVSALGRAKSLRGGTLIMMPLLGADGQIYAMAQGNLAVGGLGVSGADGSSTVVNIPSVGRIAGGATVERAVETGFEQSPYLMFNLADADLTTAMRVADAINSQFGYALAVANDAVSVRIAAPVTAQERVQMMSRIENISVTPAEAPAKVIVNARTGTVVINGAVRIGPAAVSHGKLTVKVQEAPTVVQPAPFSQGQTAVEQRSQVAIEEETNPAFEIKRGANLSEIVETINAIGASPSDLAAILEALKQSGSLKAELVIL, from the coding sequence ATGACCCACTTCACGCCCCTTCGCCTGATTGCCACGCTGATGCTGGCGCTGATGGCCGCGATGCAGCCGGTACATGCCGAACGGATCAAGGATCTGGGCGGCTTTCAGGGTCTGCGCGCCAACCAGCTGACCGGCTATGGCATCGTCGTCGGCCTGGCCGGCACTGGCGATGACGCGCTGGAATATGCCACCGTCGGCATGCGCGGGGTCACCAACCGCTTCGGCCTGACGCTGCCTCCGGGCATCAACCCGGCGACCAAGAATGCAGCGGCGGTGCTGGTCACCGCAGAACTGCCGCCGATGGCCAAGCCCGGCCAGCGGCTCGACATCACCGTCTCGGCGCTGGGCCGCGCCAAGTCGCTGCGCGGCGGCACGCTGATCATGATGCCGCTGCTGGGTGCCGATGGCCAGATCTACGCGATGGCGCAGGGCAATCTGGCGGTCGGCGGACTGGGTGTCAGCGGCGCCGACGGATCGAGCACCGTGGTCAACATTCCCTCGGTCGGCCGCATTGCCGGCGGCGCGACGGTCGAGCGCGCGGTCGAGACCGGGTTCGAACAGAGCCCCTATCTGATGTTCAACCTGGCCGATGCCGATCTGACCACCGCGATGCGCGTGGCCGACGCCATCAACAGCCAGTTCGGCTATGCGCTCGCGGTCGCCAATGATGCGGTTTCGGTGCGGATCGCCGCGCCCGTCACCGCGCAGGAACGCGTGCAGATGATGTCCCGAATCGAGAACATATCGGTCACCCCTGCCGAGGCCCCGGCTAAAGTAATTGTTAACGCGCGCACCGGTACGGTCGTTATCAATGGCGCGGTGCGGATTGGCCCTGCGGCAGTGAGCCATGGCAAGCTGACCGTGAAGGTCCAGGAAGCGCCCACCGTCGTCCAGCCCGCGCCGTTCAGCCAGGGCCAGACCGCGGTCGAACAGCGCAGCCAGGTCGCGATCGAGGAAGAGACCAACCCGGCATTCGAGATCAAGCGAGGTGCCAATTTGTCCGAGATTGTCGAAACGATCAACGCCATCGGGGCTTCGCCGAGCGATCTCGCCGCGATCCTGGAAGCGCTGAAGCAGTCCGGCTCGCTCAAGGCGGAGCTCGTGATCCTGTGA
- a CDS encoding flagellar basal body L-ring protein FlgH yields the protein MSTAPLRNMLAAALVLALCASSPAYAKKKKQPIQPDPEYAPTLSMPRQAPAAPNGAIFQASNGYSALTNGARAAMVGDVLTIALVERTQAVKSNGANTDRNGSIGLTPPTTGPLSFFNPSDVSAGGNTTFQGTGTAQQSNSLQGQITVTIAEVYPNGTMLVRGEKLMSLNRGAEHIRFSGIVRQIDVAADNIIPSSRVANAQIVYGGTGEIARASQKGWLQRFFEIVSPF from the coding sequence ATGTCCACCGCACCGCTCCGCAATATGCTGGCCGCAGCGCTCGTTCTCGCGCTGTGCGCGTCGAGCCCCGCTTACGCCAAGAAGAAGAAGCAGCCGATCCAGCCGGATCCGGAATATGCGCCGACCCTGTCGATGCCGCGCCAGGCCCCGGCTGCACCCAATGGTGCGATCTTCCAGGCGAGCAACGGCTATTCGGCGCTGACCAACGGCGCGCGCGCCGCGATGGTCGGCGATGTGCTGACCATCGCGCTGGTCGAACGGACCCAGGCGGTCAAGTCGAACGGTGCCAATACCGACCGCAATGGCAGCATCGGCCTGACCCCGCCAACCACCGGCCCGCTGAGCTTCTTCAACCCCAGCGACGTCTCCGCAGGCGGCAACACCACCTTCCAGGGCACCGGCACCGCGCAGCAGTCCAACTCGCTGCAGGGCCAGATCACCGTGACCATCGCAGAGGTCTATCCCAACGGCACCATGCTGGTGCGCGGCGAGAAGCTGATGAGCCTCAACCGCGGCGCAGAACATATCCGCTTCAGCGGCATCGTTCGCCAGATCGATGTGGCTGCAGACAATATCATCCCCTCCTCGCGCGTCGCCAATGCGCAGATCGTCTATGGCGGCACCGGGGAGATCGCGCGCGCCAGCCAGAAGGGCTGGTTGCAGCGCTTCTTTGAAATCGTCAGCCCGTTCTGA
- the ribH gene encoding 6,7-dimethyl-8-ribityllumazine synthase, producing MAHFLIVEARFYDHLNDLLLEGARAAIKAAGHSHETLTVPGALEIPAAIAMASETQRYDGYVAIGVIIRGETYHFEVVSNESARAIMALTLDGLPIGNGILTVENEAQALTRAKKDEKDKGGDAARAAITMLEISEKLAG from the coding sequence ATGGCGCATTTCCTCATCGTCGAGGCACGCTTCTACGATCATCTCAACGACCTGCTGCTCGAAGGCGCGCGCGCCGCGATCAAGGCGGCGGGGCACAGCCACGAGACGCTGACCGTTCCGGGCGCGCTCGAGATTCCGGCGGCCATCGCCATGGCATCGGAAACGCAGCGCTATGACGGCTATGTCGCGATCGGCGTGATCATCCGCGGCGAGACCTATCATTTCGAGGTCGTTTCGAACGAAAGCGCGCGCGCGATCATGGCACTGACGCTGGACGGCCTGCCGATCGGCAACGGCATCCTGACGGTCGAGAACGAGGCGCAGGCGCTGACCCGCGCGAAGAAGGACGAGAAGGACAAGGGTGGCGACGCTGCCCGCGCCGCCATCACCATGCTCGAAATTTCCGAAAAGCTAGCCGGCTGA
- the flgG gene encoding flagellar basal-body rod protein FlgG: MSNGALQVARTGLDAQNTKMRVIANNLANVNTTGFKRDRANFETLAYQQQIAAGARADAQNQFATGLSVGTGVKLTSTSRIDTQGSAQITENSLDLMIEGAGYFQVQMPDGTNAYTRAGNFNLTAEGQVVTPEGLPLVPNIQVPQGVTSITIGKDGTVSATIDGQAEANELGQIELASFVNPAGLRSLGGNLLAETAASGAPVVGLAGLEGRGTLRQGALEGSNVNIVEELVDMIETQRAYEVNSKMIKATDEMLQFANQQMG; encoded by the coding sequence ATGAGCAACGGAGCCCTTCAGGTCGCCCGCACCGGGCTGGATGCGCAGAACACCAAGATGCGCGTCATCGCCAACAACCTGGCGAACGTGAACACCACCGGTTTCAAGCGTGACCGCGCCAATTTCGAGACGCTGGCCTATCAGCAGCAGATCGCCGCCGGCGCGCGCGCCGATGCGCAGAACCAGTTCGCCACCGGGCTTTCGGTCGGTACCGGCGTGAAGCTGACCAGCACCAGCCGCATCGATACGCAGGGCAGTGCGCAGATCACCGAAAATTCGCTCGACCTGATGATCGAGGGCGCGGGCTATTTTCAGGTGCAGATGCCCGACGGCACCAACGCCTATACCCGCGCGGGCAATTTCAACCTGACCGCCGAAGGCCAGGTGGTAACGCCCGAAGGCCTGCCGCTGGTGCCCAATATCCAGGTTCCGCAGGGCGTTACCAGCATCACCATCGGCAAGGATGGCACCGTCTCGGCGACGATCGACGGCCAGGCCGAAGCCAATGAACTGGGCCAGATCGAACTGGCCAGCTTCGTCAATCCGGCGGGCCTCAGGTCGCTGGGTGGCAATCTTCTTGCCGAAACCGCCGCCAGCGGCGCGCCGGTTGTGGGTCTGGCCGGGCTGGAAGGCCGCGGCACGCTGCGCCAGGGCGCGCTTGAAGGATCGAACGTCAATATCGTCGAGGAGCTGGTCGACATGATCGAGACCCAGCGCGCCTATGAGGTGAATTCCAAGATGATCAAGGCGACCGACGAAATGCTCCAGTTCGCCAATCAGCAGATGGGTTGA
- a CDS encoding ABC-type transport auxiliary lipoprotein family protein, which produces MAAHIRILLPAGAACLLLAGCVSFGAKAPPQLLTLTSSATPSAGSMASASVTDAIVVDVPTVERTLDQVRVPVQVSDSAIAYVKDAIWADKPARLFRTVLAETLAAKSGRLVLDQVETGAERSTMLSGQLHRFGYDEDARVAIVRFDAVVRKPGSPLRKQRFEASVPVAVVDAVTVGAALNQAANSVAAQVAAWTVG; this is translated from the coding sequence ATGGCCGCACATATTCGTATCCTGCTGCCTGCGGGAGCCGCCTGCCTGTTGCTGGCCGGGTGCGTCAGCTTCGGCGCCAAGGCTCCGCCGCAGCTGCTGACGCTGACGTCCAGCGCGACGCCCAGCGCAGGGTCGATGGCCTCTGCGTCGGTTACCGACGCGATCGTGGTCGATGTGCCCACGGTCGAGCGCACGCTCGATCAGGTGCGGGTGCCGGTGCAGGTCAGCGACAGTGCGATCGCCTATGTCAAGGACGCGATCTGGGCCGACAAGCCCGCGCGGCTGTTCCGCACCGTGCTGGCAGAGACGCTGGCGGCCAAGAGCGGCCGGCTCGTGCTCGACCAGGTCGAAACCGGGGCAGAGCGCAGCACGATGCTGTCGGGCCAGCTCCACCGCTTCGGTTATGACGAGGACGCCCGCGTGGCGATCGTCCGCTTCGATGCCGTCGTGCGCAAGCCTGGCAGCCCATTGCGCAAGCAGCGCTTCGAGGCGAGCGTTCCGGTCGCCGTGGTCGACGCGGTGACCGTCGGCGCGGCACTCAACCAGGCGGCCAACAGCGTCGCCGCGCAGGTTGCCGCCTGGACCGTCGGCTGA
- a CDS encoding OmpA family protein — protein MAKRKPDPVENVRPIIVKKIIEEGHGGHHGGAWKVAYADFVTAMMAFFLLMWLLGATEEKDRKAIADYFAPTIVELKSGSAGSNGLFGGESIVGRDDYPNRAGQTGTQSITIPQDATGTADEAGNSAYASMTEEQKAAIKKAQQMAEREQFEKLKEQLEKRLGSSEELAKLMKNVRFTDTREGLRIDLVDEANFSMFALSTDKLVPKAAELLREVAQVINGMPNPVIIRGHTDSLPYASGKTMNNWMLSTSRAEATRRALVVGGINPGRVHRIEGVADNEPYNPIDRNDPANRRISITLAFTTPPAGEAAAPTGAKGPGGRAPGGMPPRPVPAPLSSK, from the coding sequence ATGGCGAAGCGCAAACCCGATCCGGTGGAGAATGTCCGCCCGATCATCGTCAAGAAGATCATCGAAGAAGGGCATGGCGGCCATCATGGCGGCGCCTGGAAGGTGGCCTATGCTGACTTCGTGACGGCAATGATGGCGTTCTTCCTGCTGATGTGGCTGCTCGGCGCGACCGAGGAAAAGGACCGCAAGGCGATTGCCGACTATTTCGCGCCGACCATTGTCGAGCTGAAATCGGGCAGCGCCGGGTCCAACGGCCTGTTCGGCGGTGAGTCCATCGTCGGCCGCGACGATTATCCCAATCGCGCCGGCCAGACGGGCACGCAGTCGATCACCATTCCGCAGGATGCCACCGGTACCGCCGACGAAGCAGGCAATAGCGCCTATGCGTCGATGACCGAAGAGCAGAAGGCGGCGATCAAGAAGGCCCAGCAGATGGCCGAACGCGAGCAGTTCGAGAAGCTCAAGGAGCAGCTCGAAAAGCGCCTGGGCAGCAGCGAGGAACTCGCCAAGCTGATGAAGAATGTCCGCTTCACCGATACGCGCGAAGGATTGCGCATCGATCTGGTGGACGAGGCCAATTTCAGCATGTTCGCGCTGTCGACCGACAAGCTGGTGCCCAAGGCGGCCGAACTGCTGCGCGAGGTGGCGCAGGTGATCAACGGCATGCCCAACCCGGTCATCATCCGCGGCCATACCGACTCGCTGCCTTACGCATCGGGCAAGACGATGAACAACTGGATGCTGTCCACCAGCCGCGCCGAAGCGACGCGCAGGGCGCTGGTGGTGGGCGGGATCAACCCCGGACGCGTCCATCGCATCGAGGGCGTGGCCGACAACGAGCCCTATAACCCGATCGACCGCAACGACCCTGCCAACCGGCGCATCTCGATCACGCTGGCGTTCACCACGCCGCCGGCGGGCGAAGCGGCAGCGCCGACTGGCGCCAAGGGACCGGGCGGCAGGGCACCGGGCGGCATGCCGCCACGGCCCGTCCCCGCACCGCTCTCCTCCAAATAA
- a CDS encoding flagellin: protein MVQSVNRYRAPQEVTQQVRLSRAIADQQALVGGESRIARPSNDPKAWLEAANISRFQSDEEAWTNNLGRADTRANQAEASLNTIVSGLIRTRELLLSANTGTISPTDPQVLALEVNGIANDFNDALGQRDNFGGQLFGTGQAIRVPMGDTRFVIAAPNLEEVHDNIDVGGGTTRTLSQIMSDTAAAINNQTPTGQAARDAQLTALDGAIDRMTQLLTRQGVVKGSIESAREELQQSELSLASRKSELVDANVSEALTRLQTLLTNLQATQAVYAKISQQSLLDYLR, encoded by the coding sequence ATGGTCCAGTCCGTTAATCGCTATCGCGCTCCGCAAGAGGTGACGCAGCAGGTCCGCCTCAGCCGCGCGATCGCTGACCAGCAGGCGCTGGTGGGCGGCGAAAGCCGCATCGCGCGCCCCTCCAACGACCCCAAGGCCTGGCTGGAAGCGGCCAATATCTCGCGCTTCCAGTCGGACGAGGAGGCGTGGACCAACAATCTGGGCCGCGCCGACACGCGCGCCAACCAGGCCGAAGCCAGCCTCAACACCATCGTCAGCGGGCTCATCCGCACGCGCGAGCTTTTGCTTTCTGCCAATACCGGCACGATCAGCCCCACCGACCCGCAGGTTCTGGCGCTCGAAGTCAACGGCATTGCCAATGACTTCAACGATGCCCTGGGCCAGCGCGACAATTTCGGCGGCCAGCTGTTCGGCACCGGCCAGGCGATCCGCGTGCCGATGGGCGATACCCGCTTTGTCATTGCCGCGCCCAATCTGGAAGAGGTGCACGACAATATCGACGTGGGCGGCGGCACGACCAGGACGCTTTCCCAGATCATGTCCGATACCGCAGCCGCGATCAACAACCAGACCCCCACCGGTCAGGCCGCGCGCGATGCGCAGCTGACCGCGCTGGATGGTGCCATCGACCGGATGACGCAGCTGCTCACCCGGCAGGGCGTGGTCAAGGGATCGATCGAGAGCGCGCGTGAGGAACTGCAGCAAAGCGAACTCTCGCTCGCATCGCGCAAATCGGAACTGGTGGATGCCAATGTTTCCGAAGCGCTGACCCGGCTGCAGACGCTGCTGACCAACCTGCAGGCGACGCAAGCCGTCTATGCCAAGATTTCGCAGCAGTCGCTGCTCGACTATCTTCGCTGA